The sequence below is a genomic window from Syntrophus gentianae.
GTTTTGACACCCCTCCATTGATTTTATTGGACTTTTCACCATCGAAATGCCAAATATCGACGAAAAATGGAGCATCGGTGTTAAAGATGGGCTAACAAACGCTGACTTTATGGTTATTTAAAAAACATTGATCAACGCTTTTGCTTCTGACCCGCTCTAGGACAACCTAGTCGGGCAAGAGGCGAGAGATTGGAGTCCATGACACTAATATTGGGGTATCGGCAAGTGGGAATCTTGTTGTAGTTACTCCTCTACAACGCAACCGTCGTAAAGATGCGCACCGGCTGGTTCGTAGTGATTATCAGCCGTATTAATATTGACGCGACTTTGCTCGCTTTCTTTCGGAAATACTTACCATTGAGGCCTTTTAAATACGTTGATAAGGTAGATGAAGTCACTGAAGTTCAACGCAATCAAAAAAGTAGGCATCAACTGAATGAACTATTTTTTCTCCTGATATTTCAGGCTAAGAAGGAATCCGTCAGCAGGGAAAAGGTCTGGAGGGGCATTTTACCCTTTCCGCCCGGCACATCGAGGACAAAGAGAGGCACGCAGAGACCGGACGTCGAACGGGAGATCCGCTCCATCAGCTCCATCCCCTTCCAGAGATCTACCCGGAAATGATCGGCCCCCCGGACGGGATCGCAGGAAAAGAGGTAATAGGGCCGCACGGAAATCCGCTGCAACCCGTAGAGGAGTTCGCGCATCGTCTCGTAGGTGTCGTTGACCCCCCGCAGCAGCACCGATTGATTGGATACCGGGATCCCGGCATCGACGAGGCGCTGGCAGGCCAGGGCGGCTTCCGGGGTAAGCTCCCGGGGAGAGTTGAACTGGGTATTGAACCACAACGGCCGGTGCTTCCTCAGCATCCGCACCAGCGACGGCGTAATCCGCATCGGCAGGACGACGGGAATGCGGCTCCCAATACGCAGCACCTCGACATGAGGGATTGATCGCAACGCCCCCAGAAAGCCTTCCAGAACGGTCTCCGGCAAGGTCAGCGGATCGCCCCCGGAGACGATGACCTCGCGGATCCCCGGTGTCGCGGCCACATAATCGATCATGGCCGAAAGCCGGGATTTAGCCGCTGCTCCCTCCTTCCAGAAGCGTTTGCGATTGCAGTGGCGGCAGTACATCGTGCAGGTATGCGTCACCATGGCCAGACAGCGATCGGCGTAACGGTGGATCAGACCTGGAAGGGGCATATCCCGGTCTTCCGCCAGGGGATCATCCACTCCGCCCAGGGAAAAGGCAATCTCCCGGGGATCGGGGACACACTGCAGGCGGATGGGATCTTCGATATCCGAATCCTTCATCAGGCAAAAGTAGTACGGGGTAATGGCAAAGGGGAAGTTCCGGATCACGGCCCGCCTCAATTTCGACGTCTCTTGTTCATCTTTCAAGTATTCGTTGAGGCGCTTCTCCGTCCTGATCCGGTTCCGCAGCTGCCACCGCCAGTCCTGCCAGTCCGCTTCGTCGACATCCCGCCAGGGACCGCGCCTGCTCTTGTTGTTATCCGTGTTTACGATTTCTCTCCCCCTTTTAGATTGGTCGATGCAATGCCTGCAGCAGGCCTTCCATATCGGCCGTTGTTGCCCCGCTTCGGAAAAGACGCCGGCCAGGTTCGCGTACAGGCCGGCTCGGCTCTTTCAGAAGAACCCCGATTGGAATCCGGTCACCCCAGATACTAGCAAACTCCAGCGCTTCCCGGCGATCCGTCCCGGGGGTGTCCAGTTGATAAACCCGTTTCCGGTAGTAGGCAAAGGTGTTGACCTTGTTAAAGGAGACGCAGGGTTGAAGGATGTCTACGACGGCCGTTCCCTTAAACAGGATGGCTTCTTTCAACAGGCCTTTCAGATGTTCCGGTTCACCGGCAAATCCTCTCGCCACAAAGGGAGCCCCGACCACAATGGCCAGGGCCAGCGGATTCAGAGATGCACTTTCATTGCCCTGCGGGTCCAGCATATTTGCCTGACCTTGGTCGGTCGTGGGGGAACTCTGTCCCTTGGTCAGGGCATAGACCTTGTTGTTGCAGGTCAGGATCGTGATATCCAGATTCTTCCGCAGGGTATGGAGAAAATGATTTCCCCCTTCGCCATAATTGCAGCCGTCTCCCGAAATGGCGATGACGGTCAGTTCCGGCCTTGCCAGCTTGATCCCCACCGCCAGCGGTAAAGCCCGGCCGTGGAGCCCGTTGAAATAATTTCCTTCCAGATATTGGGGCATCTTGGCCGCCTGGCCGATTCCGGAAGTCAGGACAGTCTGGCTTGGAAGAATGGCCAGTTCCGCCAGGGCGCCTTCCAGGGCGTCGCGAATGGAAAAATTGCCGCAGCCGGGACACCAGGCCATTTCATTGCGGTCCATCAGTTCCCCCTCCGGGTAAAAAAATCTTTGCCCGAATTTCCCCGCAAAGTTCCTTTACGGAAAAACACAGGCCGTTGTACTTCAAGATCGAATCGTCCGTTTCCAGGCTCAGTTCCCTTTTCAGCAGCCCGGCAAACTGCCCAGTGGCGTTGTTTTCCACGGCGATCAGGCGCTTACCCGCCAGAGGAAAGCCTGCGACCATCTCCGGCGTCAAGGGATAAACCTGGGAAAAGTGCAGAGCGGCAACGGAAATGCCCTCGGCCGACAACCGGTCCACCACCTCTGCCACGATTTCCCTGTTGGAACCCCAGCAGATCAGATAAACCCCCGCATCCTTCTCACCGAACAGCGTCGGCGGAATCGCCGCTTCCTCCAGATGGCGGCCTTTGCGCAATCGTTTATCCATCATCTGGACCCTCAGTTCCAGATCTTCCGTAATCGTCCCCTCTTCCGTATGTTCGTCGGAATCGACCCGGACCAGGGCTTCCCCGAGCCCCGGATACGTCAGGGGCGACAGACCGTCCGGGGTCAGGGCATAGCGACGGTAGGAGGCGTCAAGGATTTCGTAAGGGTGGGACGACACGGTCAGGCCGGGACGATCCTCAAGAAGCTGGATGGAATCCGCCAGATACTGGTCCGTCAGGATGAAAACGGGAATCTGGTACCGGTCGGCCATTTCGAAGCTGCGTCTCCCGAGGTCGATGGCCTCTTCCAGCGAACCCGGCGCATAGATCAGGCGGGGAAATTCTCCCTGTCCGGCAAAAAGGACACAATTCAGGTCCCCCTGCTCGGTGCGCGTCGGCAATCCCGTGGAGGGTCCCGGACGCTGGGCGACCACAATGACCAGTGGCGTCTCCGTCATCCCTGCCAGAGAAACCCCCTCGGTCATCAGGGCAAAACCGCCGCCGGACGTTGCCACCATGGATCGCAGCCCGGCATAAGACGCCCCCAGGGCCATATTGATCGCCGCGATTTCATCTTCAGCCTGCTCGAAATGGACCGGCATTTCAAGGGCCGCCTTGGCCAGATACAACATCAGGGACGTGGCCGGGGTCATGGGATAGGCAGCCACGAATTGACAGCCTCCCAGGAGCGAACCGAATCCCAGGGCGGAATTTCCGTCAAATTTGAACGAACCTCCCGCCTGCGGCCGGAGAAAAAACCGGTCAGCCATGCCCCAGCGCTCTGCAAGGCTCATCCCTGCCAGCAGCGCCGCCGGCTTATCCTCTTCCCTGACCACCCCTTTCAATCCCTCGGACTGCACCCCAAGCACCCTCAGAAGCAGCCCCACCAGGAGCGAATTTCCCATGGCGGCCTTGGAGAATTCTTCTTTCGCCCTGGTCTCGATTTCGCGGATTTTTTCGAGGGAGAGACAGATGCCCCCCTCACTTAAATCCTTTTTGAATCGCCGCTCCGTTTCCTCGTCCAGGGCGACGAGGACATCCCAGGATTCTCCACTGAGGGCATGGACCGGGCGCTCCGCGACCCGGAAGAGATGGTCGTTGTGTCCCCCGCGGATTCTGGACATATAGAATTTGGTCGCGAAAAAGCAATAACCCAGCCGGAAAAGAAGGTCCGTCAATTCCTTTTCGATGGAGGCCAAGCCCTGCCCCGCCTGTCCGCCGACTAAAATATTGCATTCCATAAATGCGTCTCCTGAAAAAAACCCAAGAAAACCTGTCCCCGCCTCTTTCAAATTCAAGGGTAAAAAGTCTACCACCAACGAACACCGGTTGTACAGAAGCAACTTGAAACACGATTCAAAGAATCCCGCCCCACAGCCCGGACAGGGCGAGGATTTGAAGCAATCCATTTCATGAAGTTTTTCAGATAAATTTTTAAGGCTTATAATTGCTTTTCCTCGCTCTTGGCATTATATTGTCGACCGTTAACGGCAGGCCATTGCAAATCCGCCGTTGATTGGCAGAATAAGGAATACAGGAACAGGCATGAAGAAATTCCCCGCTATCTTTCTGGATCGCGACGGCACCCTGATTGAAGAAGTCGGTTATCTGGACCGCCTGGAGCGTCTGAAACTCTTTCCGGACAGCGCCAGGGCCATCCGCCTGATCAACTCAAGCGGCATGAAAGCCGTGGTCGCGACCAACCAGTCCGGTATCGCCCGAGGCTATTTTACGGAATCCGTCGTGGAGATGCTGAACGATCACCTGCAGAAACTGCTGCAGGCACAGGGAGCACAGATCGACCGCTTCTATTACTGCCCCCATCATCCCACGGAAGGCCTCGGCGTATACCGGATCGCCTGCACCTGCCGTAAACCGGAGGCCGGGATGCTGCGGCAGGCGGCGGAAGACATGAACCTCGATCTTTCCCGGTCCTATCTGATCGGCGACAAACCTACGGATATCGAGGCGGCGTCAAGGGCCGGGATAAAATCGGTTCTGATTCGGAGCGGCCATCTACCCGGACAATCTCCGGATCTCTTTCTCGAAGGGCGGAACGCCGGGAGCGGACCGGACTGGGTCGCCGCCAATCTCTTTGAAGCCGTTTGCTGGATTCTTCAGGACCGTCAATCGTGAATATCCTGATCGTCAAACTAAGCGCGGTGGGCGATGTCATCCACACCCTCCCTTCCCTTGCCGCACTCCGGCGCCGATTTCCTCAGGCCCACATATCCTGGGTGGTGGAAGAAGCCGCCTCCGATCTGCTCCGGAACCATCCCTGCCTGGATAAGCTCATTATCTCCGGCCGGAAACGCTGGATCAAGGAACTGCGTCAGGGAAAATATTCCAAAGTCTTCAAGGAAGCCGGGCGTTTTCTTTCCGACCTGCGCAGCCGGCGGTACGATCTGGTCATCGATTTTCACGGCCTCTTCAAAAGCGCCGTTCTGACAGTCCTCAGCGGCGCCTCCCGAAGGCTGGGATACGACAGCATGCAGGAATTAAGCGGCCTGTTTTACAACGAAAAAATTCCCGAAGATCTGAACCGCCATGCGGTGGATCGCTACCTGGATTTTCCGCGATACCTGGGCGCCGATCCGGGACAGCCGGAATTCCCCCTCGACATATCAGATCTCCAGCATCGGCATATTGAGCAACTGCTGGCGGAATTTCATCTTGGCAACGGGGAAAATCTGATCGCCATCAACACTGTGGCGCTCTGGGAAACCAAACTCTGGGACGACGAGAAATTCGCCCGCCTGGCAGACAGGATTGTCCGGGAATTGAAGGCCGCTGTCGTTTTCACCGGCAGTGATCCGACCCCCATGGACAGCATCCTTTCCCAGATGACCCACCAGGCGGTCAATCTCGGAGGCCGAACGTCTCTCCGGGAACTGGCCCATCTCTACCAGCGTGCCCGGCTTCTGATCACGACGGATTCCGGCCCCATGCACCTGGCCGCCGCCGTGGGAACACCCGTGGTCGCCCTTTTCGGACCCACCGATCCCATCCGGACCGGCCCCTACGGCGAGGGGCACCGGGTCCTGCGCAAAGGGCTCGATTGCAGCCCCTGCTTCCGTAAGTCCTGCGATCG
It includes:
- a CDS encoding KamA family radical SAM protein, producing MVNTDNNKSRRGPWRDVDEADWQDWRWQLRNRIRTEKRLNEYLKDEQETSKLRRAVIRNFPFAITPYYFCLMKDSDIEDPIRLQCVPDPREIAFSLGGVDDPLAEDRDMPLPGLIHRYADRCLAMVTHTCTMYCRHCNRKRFWKEGAAAKSRLSAMIDYVAATPGIREVIVSGGDPLTLPETVLEGFLGALRSIPHVEVLRIGSRIPVVLPMRITPSLVRMLRKHRPLWFNTQFNSPRELTPEAALACQRLVDAGIPVSNQSVLLRGVNDTYETMRELLYGLQRISVRPYYLFSCDPVRGADHFRVDLWKGMELMERISRSTSGLCVPLFVLDVPGGKGKMPLQTFSLLTDSFLA
- a CDS encoding D-glycero-alpha-D-manno-heptose-1,7-bisphosphate 7-phosphatase, producing the protein MKKFPAIFLDRDGTLIEEVGYLDRLERLKLFPDSARAIRLINSSGMKAVVATNQSGIARGYFTESVVEMLNDHLQKLLQAQGAQIDRFYYCPHHPTEGLGVYRIACTCRKPEAGMLRQAAEDMNLDLSRSYLIGDKPTDIEAASRAGIKSVLIRSGHLPGQSPDLFLEGRNAGSGPDWVAANLFEAVCWILQDRQS
- a CDS encoding thiamine pyrophosphate-dependent enzyme, yielding MDRNEMAWCPGCGNFSIRDALEGALAELAILPSQTVLTSGIGQAAKMPQYLEGNYFNGLHGRALPLAVGIKLARPELTVIAISGDGCNYGEGGNHFLHTLRKNLDITILTCNNKVYALTKGQSSPTTDQGQANMLDPQGNESASLNPLALAIVVGAPFVARGFAGEPEHLKGLLKEAILFKGTAVVDILQPCVSFNKVNTFAYYRKRVYQLDTPGTDRREALEFASIWGDRIPIGVLLKEPSRPVREPGRRLFRSGATTADMEGLLQALHRPI
- the waaC gene encoding lipopolysaccharide heptosyltransferase I; the encoded protein is MNILIVKLSAVGDVIHTLPSLAALRRRFPQAHISWVVEEAASDLLRNHPCLDKLIISGRKRWIKELRQGKYSKVFKEAGRFLSDLRSRRYDLVIDFHGLFKSAVLTVLSGASRRLGYDSMQELSGLFYNEKIPEDLNRHAVDRYLDFPRYLGADPGQPEFPLDISDLQHRHIEQLLAEFHLGNGENLIAINTVALWETKLWDDEKFARLADRIVRELKAAVVFTGSDPTPMDSILSQMTHQAVNLGGRTSLRELAHLYQRARLLITTDSGPMHLAAAVGTPVVALFGPTDPIRTGPYGEGHRVLRKGLDCSPCFRKSCDRKTCMRDISVDEVFDAAKELFES
- a CDS encoding 2-oxoacid:acceptor oxidoreductase subunit alpha, which codes for MECNILVGGQAGQGLASIEKELTDLLFRLGYCFFATKFYMSRIRGGHNDHLFRVAERPVHALSGESWDVLVALDEETERRFKKDLSEGGICLSLEKIREIETRAKEEFSKAAMGNSLLVGLLLRVLGVQSEGLKGVVREEDKPAALLAGMSLAERWGMADRFFLRPQAGGSFKFDGNSALGFGSLLGGCQFVAAYPMTPATSLMLYLAKAALEMPVHFEQAEDEIAAINMALGASYAGLRSMVATSGGGFALMTEGVSLAGMTETPLVIVVAQRPGPSTGLPTRTEQGDLNCVLFAGQGEFPRLIYAPGSLEEAIDLGRRSFEMADRYQIPVFILTDQYLADSIQLLEDRPGLTVSSHPYEILDASYRRYALTPDGLSPLTYPGLGEALVRVDSDEHTEEGTITEDLELRVQMMDKRLRKGRHLEEAAIPPTLFGEKDAGVYLICWGSNREIVAEVVDRLSAEGISVAALHFSQVYPLTPEMVAGFPLAGKRLIAVENNATGQFAGLLKRELSLETDDSILKYNGLCFSVKELCGEIRAKIFLPGGGTDGPQ